Part of the Syntrophorhabdales bacterium genome, ATCCCATCGGCACAATACCCATCGACGCGATCTATTCACCTATCAAAAAGGTGAGCTACAACGTAACCCCGGCGCGAGTAGGTCACAGGACCGACTACGACAAGCTGACCATGGAAATTGCAACGAATGGTAGCGTCCCCGCACTCGACGCGCTTGCGTTCGCTGCAAAAATTGTCCGGGATCAGATGCGCATTTTCATAAACTTCGAGGAAGATGAAGATTTCGAAGAACGGGGTGGCAGGGTTGCTGATCAACAGGAATTCAGCGACAACCTCTATAAGAGCGTCGATGAGCTGGAACTGTCAGTTCGGTCTGCCAACTGTCTCAAGAACGCCGATATAAAATACATTGGGGAACTCGTGCAGAAGACTGAGCAGGAGATCCTCATGACTAAGAATTTCGGGCGCAAGTCATTGAACGAGATCAAGGAGATACTCTCCTGTATGGGCTTACGACTGGGGACGAAGGTTGAGAGTTTTCCCTCTCGGGAAACACTCGATAAAATGGTTGTGAAGAGGAAAGATCAGGTTTAGAGGGTGGTGTATCCATGAGGCATCTGAAATCAGGAACGAAATTGAACATGACAGCGAGCCACCGGAGGGCGCTGTTCATGAACCTTGCTAACGCGCTGTTCCAACACGAACGTATCAGGACAACCCAGCCGAAGGCCATGGAGTTGCGACGAGTGGCGGAACGACTCATTAC contains:
- a CDS encoding DNA-directed RNA polymerase subunit alpha; translated protein: MFEQNWQELIKPTKLDIERESCTTDHVSFSAEPFERGYGITIGNSLRRVLLSSIMGAAITTVKIEGVDHEFSTIRGVKEDVTEIILNLKKVVLRMNDDKPRMLRIEKKGEGVVTAGDIIHEAGVEIVNPDLPIATLGEEAKLYMEMKAKVGRGYVPSERNLEEDDPIGTIPIDAIYSPIKKVSYNVTPARVGHRTDYDKLTMEIATNGSVPALDALAFAAKIVRDQMRIFINFEEDEDFEERGGRVADQQEFSDNLYKSVDELELSVRSANCLKNADIKYIGELVQKTEQEILMTKNFGRKSLNEIKEILSCMGLRLGTKVESFPSRETLDKMVVKRKDQV